One Maribacter sp. HTCC2170 genomic window, GTTAGGGCTTGTAGACCTTGGCTCAACTCCTGTTAACGGCCATGAAGATGTAGATTCTGAAAACCATTGCAATGTTGAGGGTTGCCTAATGAGAGCTGAATTACAATTTGGCGCAGGAATGAAAAAAATGCTTGAAAAAAGAGCTTCCAAAGGATTCGCCGATGCACCTGGACTGGATCCTGAGTGCATATTGGACCTTCAAACCAATGGCGGCAGGTAATAGCTAAGGAATATTCAAATATTTATGAGTCTGCAATGATACTTTCCATTTAGGGTTCTTCATTACATACTCAACTATCATTGGCACAACCTTATCACGAACACTCCATTCTGGCTGCAAATACAAAATACAATTCTTGCCTACCTGAGCTGCCTGTTCTTCTGCAAAAATCAAATCATGTTTATTATAGACAATTACTTTGAGCTCGTGGGCCTTTTCATATATAAGACCAGACGGAAGTTTGTTCTTTTTTGGAGAGAGACAGATCCAATCCCAATCACCAGTAAGTTTATAAGCTCCAGAAGTCTCTATATGAGTATTTATATTTTTTGATTTCAACGCCTGCGTTAAAGGCCCCATGTCCCAAGTTAGGGGTTCACCCCCAGTTACAACAATGGTATCTGAATAAACGGCGGCATTAACTACAATACTTTTTATGTCTGTAGGCGGATGTGTCTCTGCATCCCAACTTTCTTTTACATCGCACCAGTGACACCCTACGTCGCAACCACCAACCCTTACAAAGTATGCAGCCGTACCTTTATGGTAACCTTCCCCTTGAATGGTATAAAATTCTTCCATTAACGGAAGCATCAATCCTTTGTCTACCAATGCTAAAACTTCCTCATTTGCCATTTGGCAAAGATAGTACTTAGTATTCGTTTTATTGTTGCCTAAAAATGCCCTATTTTTATCAAAAATTAGACCTCATGAGCTCCAAAGAAGAATTTTTCGCACATATAGAAAAAGGGTATACCACAAAGGGCGATTTCATAACAATGGGCGCTGCAATGTTAGATGGTGAAGCCGTTAGCAATGCGCTTGTAAAAGTCCCCCTAAAAACCCTAAATCGTCATGGCTTGATCGCGGGTGCTACAGGGACAGGTAAAACAAAGACCCTTCAGATTATTGCAGAAAATTTATCTGATAAAGGAATTCCGGTATTGCTTATGGACCTCAAAGGTGATTTAAGTGGTATTGCAGAACCTAGTCCAGGCCATCCTAAAATTGATGAGCGTCATGAGAAAATAGGGATCCCTTTTGAGCCGAAGAATTTTCCGGTGGAAATACTTTCACTGTCGGAACAAGACGGGGTGAAATTGAGGGCTACGGTTTCAGAATTTGGACCAGTTTTACTATCAAGAATTCTTGATCTGACAGAAACTCAAGAAGGAATCGTCGCTGTGGTCTTCAAGTATTGTGATGATAATAAGCTACCTCTATTAGATCTTAAAGATTTTAAAAAAGTACTTCAATACGCAACAGGAACTGGCAAAAAGGAATTCACTAAGGATTATGGGCGAATTTCAACCAGTTCTACTGGAACCATCTTAAGAAAAATCATTGAAATGGAACAACAAGGAGCAGATTTGTTCTTTGGTGAAAAATCTTTTGAGGTTGATGACCTTACCAGAATTGATGAAAATGGTAGAGGATATATAAACATCATTCGTCTTACCGACATTCAAGACCGTCCTAAGTTATTCTCAACTTTTATGTTGAGCCTTTTGGCCGAAATATATTCAACATTCCCTGAACAAGGTGACAGTGATAAACCTGAACTGATATTATTCATTGATGAGGCACATTTAATATTCAAAGAAGCCTCGAGAGCGTTGTTGGATCAAATTGAAAGTATTGTAAAATTAATACGTTCTAAGGGTATTGGATTGTATTTCGTTACCCAAAACCCAACCGATGTTCCCAATGAAGTACTCGCACAATTAGGGCTTAAAGTTCAGCACGCGTTGAGGGCATTTACCGCCCGGGACAGAAAAGCTATTAAATTGACCGCTGAGAACTATCCGCTTTCAGATTATTATGACACCAAAGAAGTATTGACATCTCTAGGAATAGGTGAGGCATTGATTTCGGCTTTGGACGAAAAAGGCCGCCCCACTCCTTTGGCAGCTACATTGTTACGTGCTCCAATGAGCCGCATGGATGTTCTTACCGATAGTGAGCTAAGGTCTGTAATTAAAAGCTCTAATCTCGTAGGCAAATACAATAAAGTCATTGATAGGGAAAGTGCTTATGAAATTCTCAATGAAAAAATAGAGAAAGCTGAAAAAGAGGCTGAAAAAGAACGGAATAAACCAAAAAGTAGAAAAAGAACATCCTCTCGAAGAAGTACAAGACAAAATCCAGTCATCAAGGTATTAACTAGTGCCACCTTCATAAGAGGTGTTTTAGGAGTATTAAAAAAAGTAATGCGATAATAAATATGAAGAAGGTATATGCGGTTATAGCGGTATTTGCTATTGCTTTATTGACTCAATGTAGTAAAGAAAAAGACACAACTTTTTTGATTACCAACAACAGCGTTGGTAAACTTGACAAAATAAGTTTAGTGCGGGATCTGGAGGTAATCTACGATCAAGATTCGATTGTAAAAGATACAATGAAGCTGGCCTTGGGTTTTGGAGCCAGAAGCATAAATGTCTATGAGAAAAGTGGCAGTCATCTTTTGACCTTAACACCAAGTACAGATAGTATTCCCAAAGTGCAGAATGTTAGGATTAATGATTCAAGGTTCAAAACAGAAAAAGGGGTAGGTTTAAACAGTACGTTTAAGGATATCAAAGAAAAATACTCAATAAAAAAAATCATAACATCGATTAACAATATTGTAATCTTCGTTAAGGATTCTGACGTGTATTTTACGATTGACAAGAGTGAATTACCGGCAAGTCTTCGCTATGTTTCAAGTCCAAGTATAGATGCCGTTCAAGTACCGGATGAGGCGAAAATAAAATATTTGATGGTTGGTTGGGATTAACCAACTAAATGCTTTGCTTGTAGTTTTTCCTGTTTCTCATGATTACATCACTATAGTCGTTGACCCATTCAGTAAGTTCAATCAATTTTTGCAGGTAGGAATGGCCAAAATCTGTAAGTCCATATTCAACGCGTACAGGAACCTCGGGATACATCTTCCTAAAAATATAACCATCAGCCTCTAAGTTTTTTAAGCGTTCACTCAGAACTTTGCTTGAAATACCATACACATATTTCTTTAACTTATTGAAACGTATTACTGGAAAATAACCCAAATACAGGATTATGAGAATACTCCACTTATCAGAAGCCAAGGCCATAACATCCCTAATTGGACAATATTCTTCAAATTTTGGATCAAGATGTCCAAACATTTTTTTTATTTTTTTTGCAACCTTAACCTTTTGATTCTCAGTGATAGTTTCCATTTGCATACCTTGTGACCTTTTTTACACCTAACAAAAAATTGGTGTAATATTCTTATTTTTGGTATTAATTTAATACTAAGTTACAAAAAGTAACTTCATTATAAAATGAAAAGAACACTTAACAAATTAGTTCCACTGGCTTTCGGGGCCTTTTTTAACCTAATCGCCCTCTTTTCAAGAAAACAAGCTGCAAAAAAAGCCTTTAATCTATTTTGCACTCCTAGAAAAGGAAAAGTAAGACCGGAGCAACAAGAATTCCTTGAACAAGCCAAAAGTCAAAGGATAAAGGTTAAAGATTTAGAGTTACAGGCCTACGAATGGAAAGGCTCTAATGAAACTGTTCTGCTTTTACATGGTTGGGAAAGCAATGCTTTTCGATGGAGAAACCTAATATCATACTTGAATAATGAGGACTACAACATCGTAGCTTTTGACGCCCCTGCCCATGGTAATTCTACAGGTACAATTCTAAATGTACCGTTATATACCGAATGTACTGAGGCAATCGTTGATTACTATAAACCTCAAATAGTAATCGGACATTCCGTTGGTGGTATGAACACATTGTATCACCATGAAAAATATCCCAATGACCAGATAAAAAAAATAGTAACGATTGGATCACCTTCCAAGCTTCAGGATATAATGGAACACTATCAACAGCTACTAAAATTCAACGATAGTGTTTTTAGTGCACTAGATGACTATTTCAAAGATTATTTCGGATTTAGAATACATGAGTTTTCCACTTCAACATTTACGGGGCATTTATCAAAAAGAGGGCTTGTAATTCATGATGAGGAAGATAGCATTGCTCCTTTCAAAGCTTCTGAAAGTGTACATGCAAACTGGGAGAATAGCACTTTTTACAAAACCAAGGGGTTAGGCCATTCTATGCATCAAGGCAATGTGAATCTAGAGATAATGAGGTTTCTTAAATCATAGAAAAGATCTACTTTTAAGCAAACTTTCAGTTATGCCAGAAGTATCTCCTTTTCACATTGCCATTCCTGTTCACAATCTATCTGAATGCCGTAAATTTTATGGTGAAATTCTTGGCTGCGAAGAAGGTCGAAGTAGCGATCATTGGGTAGATTTTAATCTGTTCGGACATCAATTGGTGATACATTATAAACCAAAAACCAACGAAGAACTGCACACGAACCCTGTAGACGGAAAAAACGTTCCTGTACCTCATTATGGTGTGGTTCTGCCATGGGACACCTTTCAAACTTTTTCAACCGAGTTGAAGTCTAAAGGAATCAATTTCGTAATTGAGCCATATATAAGATTTGAGGGCCAAGTAGGGGAACAAGCCACAATGTTCTTTCTAGATCCTGCAGGAAACGCATTGGAATTCAAAGCTTTCAAAGATATGGGGCAATTATTTGCCAAATAAGTTATTGAGACCATACAGTTGGCACCCTATCCCATCTATGCCCTCTCAATTTTTCGAATAATGCTTCTGAAATACCTTTACCATCGCTTATAGCAGTATTGGCCAAAACATTACGTTCTTTTCGCATACCGGGAATCATGGTGCTTACCGCTTTATTCATTGTGATAAAACGTAAAGCCATTTCGGCCATTGTCATTCCTTCAGGAATTAACGGTCGTAAGGCATCGGCCTTTTCAACACTTGAATTTAAATTTTCTGGAACAAAATAAGTACCCCTCCAATCACCTTCGGGGAAAGTGGTTTCTTTAGTTATATTTCCTGTTAAAGTGCCTTCATCAAAAGGAACCCTTCCAATCACGGCAATATCCATTTCATTACACAAGGGAAATAGTTTGTCTTCTGGAGCTTGGTCAAAAATATTATAGATAACCTGAACCGCATCCAACATTCCAGTTTTAAGGGCCTCAATGCCATTTTCTGGTTCCCAACGATTCATACTTATACCCATAGAAGCTATTTTTCCTGCCTCCTTTAATTCCTCAATTGCTCGCTGCCATTCTTCCCTTTCTGTCCACACATCGTCCCAAGTATGCAATTGCATCAAATCTATCTGTTCCAAACCTAAATTCTGCAAAGTTTTATCGGTGTACTCAATAATATGCCCAATGGGATAAGAATCTTCAAATTTATATTCGGGTTTTGCAGGCCATTTAAAATTCTTAGGCGGAATTTTACTTGCGGTATACAATTTTTTGTTGACATGTCTACGTACTAATTGCCCTAACAATTTCTCACTGTGACCCTCACCATAACCCCAGGCAGTATCGAAAAAATTAACTCCATTTTCAACAGCTAAATCAAGTGATTTTGCGGATTGCACATCATCAGACTCTTTCCATCCACCCATGCCCCACATACCATAACCAATTTCGCTTACCTGCCAATCTGTTCTTCCGAACCGTCTATAAATCATACTAATTTTTTTTATTCCTAAACTTCTCTCTAAACCAAATAAATACACCATAAAGAAGTCCAAATACCACGCCTTCAAGAATTTCTCGAAGAATAATATCATTCGTATACTCCTTCTCCAATATCAATGAAATCCCAACATAGAGTATCACTGCAGCCAATACTTGTAATACCAATCTTTTAATACTCATATATTTAATATTGATGAAATGCCTGTGAAACAAACTCTAAGACCTTGGGCAAAGACTCTCTCCAGTAGGTCCAACTATGGGCCCCATTACGAACGCGATATTCATGTGGAATATCTTTCTTTTTCATAGCAATATGTACCAAACTATTACCTTCAAACAAGAAATCGTCATCTCCACAATCTATATACCAACGAACAGATTTTATTTTCTCAACAGCAACACTTTCTACTAGATTGAGCGCATCGTAATTTTTCATATAAGATTTTATTTCAGCATCTGTATATTTTTCACCTCTTCTTTCACCTTGCCGTTTCATGTTTTCTTTAGTCAAAGGGCCAACGTAAGCGCTTAAAGGGCAAGCTGAGGAAAACAGTTCCGGGTGTCGAAGTGCATACATAAAGGATCCTCCTCCTCCCATTGAAAGTCCCGCTACTGCACGATATTTTTTTTCACTTTTGATACGATATTTCTTTTCCACATGAGGCATAAATTCCTCAAAGAAAAAATCTTCATATTTCCAATCACCTACATTGAAATACCCCATACGACCAGTATCGGCATCTGGCATTACAATTATCATAGGCGTTGCAGTGCCGTCTTTTATCGCATTATCAGTAATTCTCAACACCTCGCCGAACTGTACCCAACCCGTGTGGTCGTCAGTCGCTCCATGCAACAAATACATAACTGGGTAACTACGTTCCGAAGTTTCATAATCCGGAGGAAGGTACACAGCATACTTTCTTTCACCATCCAATATTTTACTGGTCATTGACAAATTATCGTACACCTTGCCTGTCTGTGCCAAACAGGATATTAAAAACCCAAAAATGAAAGTTAGCGTAAAGAGTAATTTTCTCATATATTAATGATTGTTATATTCTTAATTTAAGAACATACAAGTTAATGAAATGTGCTCAGAAATTTGAGTTATATTCTTGCAAAGAATACGCAAATCTTGAAATATTTGAAGTAGTTATCCTATTGCAAAACCTCTTTTGCGCACCCAAAAGAATGCGAAGATCATATTAGGCACCCAGCAAAGCCATGCTACAATTCGGTAGGCGATGGCAAAATCCTCGAAAATAATGTTCAAAATGGGCAACCAAATTCTCAAGGTCACGGCTGCAAAACAGGCGGCATAGGAGTAGATCATAAAACCTTTATGTAAAGTAATATCCTTATTTCGGACTGCTGTATATGCCTTAATTGTAGTGAAGAGCCATAATAATCCCAAACAAATAAAACCAAGGGAGGCGATAATCCCACCTGTTGCATAGAATGCAATATACACCCCACAAATTCCGCTTATCAGAACGGAAATAATGTACAGTTTACCAACATTCCTGTGCATTTTCAGATTGACTTTTCTTAGTTTTTTACTGAATTGCGCCCAACCGATAAAAAGCGCCAATCCCCCGAGTAAAATATGCCCGTAAAACCCAATATTCCATAGTGTATTTGCAAGCAATTCAGGTGATTTAGAGCCTAAAAGCCCAAACTGTCTGTCAATAAAAAAATAAATAAGCGGATATAATCCTACTGCTACCGCCAATACCACAAATACCAGCCAAGAAACCTTATTGGACTTATTCTTCATTTCCTACTATTTATATCTCCAACTTGTTAAATCTGCCCCTTTGGGTGCGCTTTCTGCTATACGCTTCATTATTTTTGGAACATACATTGAATTATAACGCATTCGACTTATGGCGTTGGGTTGGTCTGGGTCACCATTCCAACAATGTTCGTCCCTATCACCATAAGTGACCTCACCACCATAATACGGCTCAGTGGTACTCTCTAAAAAGTCTTCCATTAAATAAACCGCATTATTAAGGTAATAGTTGTCCATATCGCCACAATAGATATGTATTTTTCCTTTTAGATTATCGCCTAACTTATCCCAATCCCTTTCTAAAATATGTCTTAAATCAAAATTCTCTTTCCAATATTCAGCGACTTTATGGTCAATATCCCCGCTCATTTTATCCCAAAGTCGTACAGGATAACCATCTTCCCCTTGAGGAGAATAGGTTGCTTCCCATATATCCCATTGTTGTCCAGATCTAGATTTGTCGCCCAGCACCAATTCCAAATGATTACCCTGTCGCAATGTAGATTGAATTTGCCCCAGATAATCACGGTGTGATGGAACTTCAAGCTTTTTATGACCGCTATCGTAATAATAGGCATTCTCATCCTCATAAATATTAGTAAGGCAATATGCCCTAAAATCTATTGGGTCGGGACAAGCCGCAAAGCAACCATTGTATTCTTCAGGGTATTTGACCTGTACGGCCAATGCTTCCCAACCACCTGTTGAACCACCATATAAAAAACGTGACCACCCTTCTCCCATTCCTCGAAATTGCTTCTCAATCTCTGGAATCAATTCGTAAGTAATGGCGTCACCATAGGGTCCTTGGCTGGCAGAATTAACTGCATAAGAATCATCATAATACGGAGTAGGGTGTTGAATCTCAATAATCAGGAACCTCGGAAAATCAGGTTCATTCCATCGTTTATAAAAATCGTATGATTCCTGCTCCTGGATTATGTTATAACCTTCCATACTAAAACGAGCCGAGTACTCTGGTTTCATATTTGGATCAGGTGGTGTGGTTCTAAAACCGCCAAAATCTGATGGAAAATGACCATGAAAAACCATCAAAGGATATTTGGCCTCAGGATGCTCATTAAACCCTTTGGGCAATAACACATGTGCGCCCAAGAATACATCCCTACCCCAAAACTCCGATAGTTTTTCTGATTTAACTTTTATGTGTTTTATCCACTCAGTATCCTTGGGTTCTTCTATTGGTGGAATTGCCTCATCCATAACAACCTCTACATTATGAATACCGCTTTCAGTTACTGTAATCTTGAATGGTTTGCTGTACAAGTTTCCAGGCGACCTGTTCCATTGTTGCCCTTCGCCATTATCCATTGGCAATTTCACCGTATGACCGGTAGAAAGGTCAAAGGTTTCGTAAACATGCAATAAGGCCTGTACATTATACTCTCCCGGAGGCACATCTTTGAGTGATGCATATGGATAACCAAATACTGAATCGTCAAAAGTTATAGATTCTCCAGCTTTCATATTATCTACATTCATTCCAAAAATCAGTTGGGTGTTTAATCCATCATTAATTTGAAAACGCGGTTCCTTTTCGTCATTATTGGACAACATTAATAGTAGGCGCCCATCTAATTCCTCTACATTCACACTTTCTGAGAAAGAAATGGCAATACTGTTCTGGTTTTTGGTTGGGGTATTGCAACCATATATACATAGCAAACAAAAAAGGGAAATAAGTATGAGGTTTTTCATGTTGAAGGTTGATTATCTACAAAAGGTACTGAATTGCAGGCAATCAATCAAACCTCACGTCTGTATACAGGTAACATTTTCAACTTTTTGACGTTATTTAGATAGCATAACATGGTAATAATACCTACTAAATTACCACCTATGAAGAAGTTATTTTTTATTGGAATACTACTTTACGCGATAATCTGTATGAGCAGTTGTGATTATGATGATAGTAATGATTTGGATGTAATTACACCCAATGATAGTATTGAAGCCAAGATGATACTGGAAGACTATTGACCTTACGCCCTACTTCTATGACGTTCTCTCGCCAATAAAGTATTCTTAAGTAACATGGCAATGGTCATTGGACCAACACCTCCTGGAACTGGCGTAATAAAAGAGGCTTTTTTGCTTACATTTTCAAAATCTACATCACCGGTAATATAGTATCCTCTTTCTCGAGTTTCATCTGGTACACGGGTAATACCCACATCAATAATAACGGCATCGTCCTTGACCATTTCAGCCTTTAAAAATTTAGGCACACCCAATGCCGATATGATAATATCTGCCTGAGAAGTAATTTGCGTGATATTCTTGGTACGGCTATGGGTTAAGGTGACAGTTGAGTTGCCTGGGAATCCTTTACGGCCCATAAGAATACTCATAGGTCTACCAACAATATGGCTTCTACCGATAACTACGGTATGCTTCCCCTGGGTTTCTACCCCGTATCTTTCAATAAGTTCCAAAATTCCAAATGGGGTCGCTGGTATGAATGTACTCATGTCCAACGCCATTTTGCCAAAATTCGTAGGATGAAAACCATCAACATCTTTATCAGGATCAACGGCCATAAGTACTTTTTGCGTATCAATCTGGTCAGGTAATGGCAATTGTACTATAAACCCATCAATATCATCATTTTGGTTCAACTCTTCAATTTTATTAAGTAACTCTACCTCCGAAGTGGTGTTAGGCATTTGAACCAAGGTAGATTCAAATCCAACACGCTCACAAGAACGAACTTTGCTACCTACGTAGGTAAGGCTAGCGCCATCATTACCCACAATAATTGCAGCCAAATGAGGAACTTTTTCCCCGTTTTCCTTCATCTTGGTCACTTCTAAAGCAATTTCCTCTTTTATTTCGTTGGAAACCTTTTTCCCGTCTAGAATTGTCATGTGTCTAATGATTTATTATGGTTGTTGCTTTACTTAAAAAATTATGGTCGCATACCTTTCATGCCACCCATCATTTGCATCATCTTTTTACCGCCACCGCCTTGCATCATTTTCATCATTTTACCCATTTGGTCAAATTGTTTTAGAAGCTGATTTACCTCTGGAACATCACGACCACTGCCTTTTGCAATTCGTTTTTTACGACTAGCGTTCAATTTAGAAGGGTTTGAGCGCTCATCAGGTGTCATAGAATGAATGATGGCCTCAATATGTTTGAAAGCGTCATCATCTATGTCAAGTCCTTTTAAAGCTTTACCCGCTCCTGGAATCATGCCCATAAGATCCTTGATGTTACCCATCTTTTTAATTTGTTGGATCTGGTTCAAGAAATCATCAAAACCAAATTTATTCTTGGCGATTTTCTTTTGGATTTTGCGGGCTTCCTCTTCATCAAACTGCTCTTGGGCCCTTTCAACAAGAGATATAACATCTCCCATTCCTAAAATACGTTCAGCCATTCTTGATGGATGGAACACATCAATGGCCTCCATCTTCTCACCAGTACCAATGAATTTAATCGGCTTATCTACAACTGATTTAATTGAAATAGCAGCACCACCACGTGTATCACCATCTAATTTGGTTAATATAACCCCATCAAAATTCAAGACGTCATTAAAGGCTTTAGCAGTATTCACTGCGTCCTGCCCTGTCATGGAATCGACAACAAACAACGTTTCCTGTGGTTTAACCGCACCATGAATGTTCGATATTTCGGTCATCATCTTTTCATCCACAGCAAGTCGACCAGCGGTATCTATAATTACCACATTATGCCCATTTGCCTTTGCATGTGCCACACCTGCTTGCGCCAACGAAACAGGATCGTTATTTTCCCTGTCGGAATAAACCTCAATACCTATTTGGTCACCAACAACGTGTAACTGATCAATCGCAGCTGGGCGATAAACATCACAGGCAACCAATAATGGTTTCTTTGATTTTTTTGTCTTAAGAAAATTGGCCAATTTACCTGAGAACGTGGTTTTACCAGAACCCTGTAAACCAGACATCAGAATCACTGAAGGAGTGCCTGAAAGGTCAATACCTTCGGTTTCACCTCCCATTAGCTGGGTTAGTTCATCTTTTACAATTTTGACCATTAATTGGCCTGGTTGTAAAGAAGTCAATACATTATGGCCCAAAGCTTTCTCTTTTACCCTATTGGTAAATTCTTTGGCTATCTTAAAGTTAACATCAGCATCCAATAAAGCCCTACGGACTTCTTTGGTCGTTTCAGCAACATTTATTTCGGTAATCTGCCCATGTCCTTTTAGGACGTGCAGTGCTTTATCTAGCTTTTCGCTTAAATTATCAAACATATTCTTGCATTGTTAGCGGAGGTTTGCAAAGTAAAGAAATATAGTGTCCATAGGCAAGTGAGTGTTAATAAGAATCGTTGATTGTTGAGTTTTGTTAAACCTATAAACTTTTTCTTCATTTTAATAAAAACAAAAAAGCACCCATTTAAAATGAATGCTTTTTCAAGGGTTGTGGGGCAAAAAAGGGTTATATTTTTTCGAAAGTCAAATAATCAGTGCTACTATCCTCTGTGCTTACATCGATAAGTTCAATTTTTGAACTTGAGTATTTCTTTATTTCCCAATCATCTGCAAGCTCCTCAAAAATATCTGGGGTTGTAAAGAATATATTGAAATCCAACTCGTCATTATCTGTAGATTTCAAAGACCAAGCACCAGATACCGAAGTACTCCCATCTGTAGCTCCTAAAGTACCATCATTGTTGAATGTGAAATTGAAGCCTTCATAATTGATGGTTTCATTAGAGCCAGCATCTGAATAATCAGTTATTTTCCAATCACCAGATTCAACTGCCGTCTTAATTTTAGACATATCAGCCGATGTAATCTCTTGTTCAACTTCTGTTTCATCCTTATCACATGAAATTATTAATCCCATGCTCAGTATGGCAAATGCCATAAACATTATTCTTTTTTTCATAGGTTAGAATTTAGGGGTATTAAAAAAGACCCCCAACACAAATTGCATTGGGAATCAATATATTATATCTTCTCAAAAATCAAATGGTCATAGCCGCCATAGCGATTTTCGTGCTTTAATTCTATTCGATTTTCTTCAACCTCTAGAATTTTATAGTCATTGCTAAGAGGTTGGAAATTACTTCCAGGCTCGAACCTAATTATCATTTCCAATTTTTCATCACTATTTCTATACACATACCATTTGCCAGTACTAATCTCTTGCATGTCCTGATCTAGAACGGTAATCGCACCATCTGTACTGAACTTATAAATGAAACCACCATAAGCTTCAACCATTGGATCCTCATTTTGATTGAACAAAGCTAATTCCCATTCGGTTTCATTGAACAACCCTCTAATCCAAGTTACATCTTCGTCGTTATCGTCATTATCACAATTTCTTTCAAGAACCAACTCATAATCTGTTCCGGGTATTGAGAATTTTAGTCTATCATCTCTTAAGTCAGACAATGGCCATTCAAAACTAACACCAGGCTCTTCTCCCATAGTTATTGCCATTACCAAACGTCCTTGCTCATTTGTGGTTATCTCCCAAGTACCTTGAGATACAATATCTCCACTACTCAATGTAACAACACCTTCTGGTTCGAAATTGAATTCAAATCCTAACAACCTTTTGATTTCCTGACCTTCGTTGAACACTCTCTTTATTATCCAACTACATTCAGTTAACACTTCTCTCAGTGTGTTTGGATCATCATTAATAATATCACAACCTCTGTGCATTATAATACGGTTTCCGTCATCACCATAAATCTTGATTCTACCTTCACCCAATTCATAAACAAACCATTCTAAAGTAAAATCAACCAAGTCATCAAACTCCATCTTCAACATTACTTTATGCTCTGCTACTCTAGTAGACCATGTTCCATTCAATTCATTACCCTCGCGGTCAACAACCTTAACTGCACCATCTTCGGTGAAATTCATCACGTAATCAATATATTGGTCTGTCTGTAATTGATTATCTCTTTTAACCTCATGAATTAACCACGGGCACTCAACCAAATACTCTTCTAATCTTTCTTGGGT contains:
- the ffh gene encoding signal recognition particle protein, giving the protein MFDNLSEKLDKALHVLKGHGQITEINVAETTKEVRRALLDADVNFKIAKEFTNRVKEKALGHNVLTSLQPGQLMVKIVKDELTQLMGGETEGIDLSGTPSVILMSGLQGSGKTTFSGKLANFLKTKKSKKPLLVACDVYRPAAIDQLHVVGDQIGIEVYSDRENNDPVSLAQAGVAHAKANGHNVVIIDTAGRLAVDEKMMTEISNIHGAVKPQETLFVVDSMTGQDAVNTAKAFNDVLNFDGVILTKLDGDTRGGAAISIKSVVDKPIKFIGTGEKMEAIDVFHPSRMAERILGMGDVISLVERAQEQFDEEEARKIQKKIAKNKFGFDDFLNQIQQIKKMGNIKDLMGMIPGAGKALKGLDIDDDAFKHIEAIIHSMTPDERSNPSKLNASRKKRIAKGSGRDVPEVNQLLKQFDQMGKMMKMMQGGGGKKMMQMMGGMKGMRP
- a CDS encoding bifunctional 5,10-methylenetetrahydrofolate dehydrogenase/5,10-methenyltetrahydrofolate cyclohydrolase; translation: MTILDGKKVSNEIKEEIALEVTKMKENGEKVPHLAAIIVGNDGASLTYVGSKVRSCERVGFESTLVQMPNTTSEVELLNKIEELNQNDDIDGFIVQLPLPDQIDTQKVLMAVDPDKDVDGFHPTNFGKMALDMSTFIPATPFGILELIERYGVETQGKHTVVIGRSHIVGRPMSILMGRKGFPGNSTVTLTHSRTKNITQITSQADIIISALGVPKFLKAEMVKDDAVIIDVGITRVPDETRERGYYITGDVDFENVSKKASFITPVPGGVGPMTIAMLLKNTLLARERHRSRA
- a CDS encoding alpha/beta hydrolase-fold protein, giving the protein MKNLILISLFCLLCIYGCNTPTKNQNSIAISFSESVNVEELDGRLLLMLSNNDEKEPRFQINDGLNTQLIFGMNVDNMKAGESITFDDSVFGYPYASLKDVPPGEYNVQALLHVYETFDLSTGHTVKLPMDNGEGQQWNRSPGNLYSKPFKITVTESGIHNVEVVMDEAIPPIEEPKDTEWIKHIKVKSEKLSEFWGRDVFLGAHVLLPKGFNEHPEAKYPLMVFHGHFPSDFGGFRTTPPDPNMKPEYSARFSMEGYNIIQEQESYDFYKRWNEPDFPRFLIIEIQHPTPYYDDSYAVNSASQGPYGDAITYELIPEIEKQFRGMGEGWSRFLYGGSTGGWEALAVQVKYPEEYNGCFAACPDPIDFRAYCLTNIYEDENAYYYDSGHKKLEVPSHRDYLGQIQSTLRQGNHLELVLGDKSRSGQQWDIWEATYSPQGEDGYPVRLWDKMSGDIDHKVAEYWKENFDLRHILERDWDKLGDNLKGKIHIYCGDMDNYYLNNAVYLMEDFLESTTEPYYGGEVTYGDRDEHCWNGDPDQPNAISRMRYNSMYVPKIMKRIAESAPKGADLTSWRYK